In the Marinobacter sp. Arc7-DN-1 genome, CGCCGGAAATGAAGCTCTCCGCCGGAATCAGATCAGCCCGCTTATCGACAATCTGGAGAGCCCGGGCAGAATAAGCCTCATGGCTTTCCACGGTGTCCCAGGCTGAAGGCAGAGCAAACCCGTCAGTTACAAAGCCGGTGAAGTGCCGGGGTGTCGAGGGACCAAGAAGCGGTAGCATCAGATAGGGTCCCGGTCCCGCACCCCAGTAGCCCAGGGTCTGTCCGAAATCCTCCGGCCGCTCCGGGAGTTCGAAAGCCGTGGCCACGTCAATCAGGCCCAGGAGGCCGAACGTTGTATTAAAAGTAAAACGCCCGACAGCCACCACCGCGGACTCCCCTTTTAACTGGAGCACGCTGTTGGTGAAGTTCCGGAGTTCGGTGAGGTTGTTGAAGAAATTGGTAATACCCCGGTCGATCAGCCGCGGGGTAAAGTTCCGGTAGGCCTGTGCCACCGGCTTAAGAAACCACCGGTCAATGGTTTCGTTGAAGTTATACACCTTGCGGTTCCAGTTCTCCCAGGGGTCCTTCAGGTCAACCGGCACTGAGCCTTCCGGCGCGGGCTCCTTCATGGTCTGGGCTGTTGCCTGACTGGCGGGAAAAAGCACCGCCATAGCAAGGCTCGTCACGATGGCGATCAACCAGCGTCGGATAAAAAGATATTTCATTTTCGGCTCATGGGTTGTTTAATTCGTCTCGACTCGCCGAAAATACCGGCGCTTTACTTATCATTATTAAACCGTTGTTACGGAGGAACCCGATGTCAGTCCCGGGAAATCTTGTAAGCACGATTACCATGCCGCTCCGCTGGGGAGACATGGATGCATACGGCCACGCCAATAATACAGTTTACTTCCGTTTCTTTGAGGAAGCGCGGATTGTGTGGCTGGCGTCACTGGAACTCGGCGGTCCCGGCGAGCCAACCGGCCCGATTATTATAAAGACCAGTGCCACCTTTCTAAAGGAATTGAACCATCCGGCAACGGTAGAGGTGAAAACATACGCTGACAAAGCAGGCAACACCAGCCTCGACACCTATCATTTGCTGACAGATGTCGATACCGGCGCCATTTATGGGGAAGGTTATGCCAAAATTGTCTGGTTCAACCGGGCAACACGGTCATCGGCTCCGCTGCCAGAGACCTTGCGGGCGCTGGCAACGGGTTAACCCGGCGAGAGACTATCGGCGGCGCACCACGACGCTGCCGATCGAATAACCTGCCCCAAACGAACAGATCACGCCCAGATCACCACTGGCCAGGTCTCCCTTGTGCTTGTGGAAGGCGATGATGGAGCCTGCGGAGCTGGTATTGGCGTACTCGTCCAGAATAACCGGCGCCTCATCTTCGGTGGCATCACGGCCCAGCACCTTGCGGGCAATCAGCTGGTTCATATTGAGGTTGGCCTGGTGCAGCCACATTCGCCGCAGATCGTCCGGGGCAATCGCGAGGCTCCGAAGCTGGTTCAGGATGGTCTCAGCCACCAGTGGTGAAACCTCCTTGAACACCTTGCGACCCTGCTGCACAAACAGCTTGTCGGGTTTGCCAATGCCGGATTCGTCTGCCCGGTTCAGGAAGCCAAAATTGTTCCGGATGTTATTGGAGAATTTCGTCTTCAGGCTGGTACCGAGAATCCCGAACCCCTGTCCGGCGCGGGCATCCTCCTCCCGCTCCACAAAAATCGCCGTGCAGGCATCACCAAAAATGAAGTGGCTGTCCCGGTCCCGGAAGTTCAGATGGCCGGAGCAGATCTCCGGGCTCACCACGAGCACCGAACGGGCGCTGCCGTTTTCCACGGAATTCACGGCAGCCTGCAGGCCAAAGGTCGCCGAGCTGCAGGCAACGTTCATGTCATAGGCAAAACCGTTGATCCCCAATGCTTCCTGAACTTCGATGGAAACCGCCGGGTAGGCGCGCTGCATATTCGAACAGGCGACAATAACGGCATCCACGTCCTGTACGGATTTGCCTGCCTGTTCCAGCGCTTCGCGGCAGGCGGCGACGGCCATTTCGCATTGAACGGAGCGCTCTTCGTTACTGCGCTCCGGGATGTAAGGCGCCATGCGCTTGGGATCAAGGATGCCGTCCTTGTCGATAACATGGCGGCGCTTGATACCGGAGGCTTTTTCTATGAAGGCAGAAGAGGATGGCTGCAATGGGGCAACCTCGCCCTGGGCAATGGCGTCTGCATTCTCTGCATTAAACAGTTCGACGTACTGGTTAAAGGCTTCCACCAGTTCGTCGTTATCAATGGTTGCTGGCGGTGTGTAGAGACCGGTCCCGCTAATAACGGCTTTAATCACGCTAACCCCACGTCATGATTGTGAAAACAGGATGTCAGAAAAATCCACTGTCAGAAATACTAACACAGTCTCCGGGTTTTGCCCGCCGGGAATCAGTCAGGGGCGCCGGATTGGTGCGGGTCTGTCGACGCCTTAAACCCGGGTTTTCTCCCACTGCCGGTCCATCCGTTTTACCGATACCGTCATAACCGTGCCCAGTTGCTGGGCAAAAAACGATACCCGGAACTCCTCAAGCATCCACCGGTAAAGCACCAGCTCCGGATCCCGCACACCCTGGTGCTGCTGTTCGTCACGCTTTACCGCATAGCGGGACCAGAGTGGCTCGATGGTATGCAGGAATTCGCGCTCCCGGCCCATTTCCCGGGGCATTTTTTCAAGCCGGATCAGGGCGGCCTCGAAGTAACGACCGAATTCCGCCAGCCACTCCGGCGGCGTATCTACCAGGAAGCCCGGATAGACAAGATTCCGCAGCTGGAACTTCAGATCCGCCATGCTGTTCGCCAGGGCCAGGTTGATCTTGCCTTTGAGCCGCTTCGCCACTTTCTGGTAGCCGGACATGGCCTGAAACAGCCGCTCGTCCGCCTGCTCAAGCGCGGGAATGAAATCTCCCCGGTGCCTGTCAAACGTGTGCTCAAAGTCATCGGCATTTCTCGGGATACCTTCGATGAGAAAATGCTGCATGGCCGTCGCCAGCAGCAGGTCGTCCAGCAGAACTTTTGCCTGGCCCACCGGGGCAAACATCAGGGCGGATTGCCGGAACTCCGGGAGCTTGCGCTCGAGGTCATCCAGGGTCTTGCCGAACCGGTTGAGAATCAGGCGGGCAACCGCCTTGCGAGTAATGTCCTCTGCCGTCAAACGGTCCAGACACCGAATCTGCCGGACCTGTTTGCCGAGGTCTTCCAGTGCCGGGTACACCGTTACCTGCATCCCGCCTTTTTCGGTCTGTACCTGTTCGGGCAATTGTCCGAACTTCCAGTCGGTATAGGCCCCCACCGGCTCCGTCGAGGCATTGTCACGGGTCGCCGAAGCCAGCGCCTCCTCTGCCCGGCCCTCAAGCTGACCCTGAAGCTCGATGGTATCCCGGCTTTCGGCAATCGCCTTTCCACCATCGCCCATAACCCGGAGGTTCATCCGCAAATGCCTGGGCAATTCCGCCTCAGACCAGGCGTCCGGGTCGATTCTCACGCCAGTCATCCGGCGCAGTTGTTCGCCCAGTTGCAAAGCCAGCGGCTCATTGGATGGCTGGAGATTGGCCAGGGCCGCATCAACAAAATCCGGTACAGGGACGAAATTGCGGCGCAATGCCTTGGGGAGGGACTTCACCAGGGCTACGCATTTCTCCCGTAACAGCCCCGGCACCAGCCACTCAAGCCGGCGGGACGGAATCTGCTTCAGGGCCATCAGGGGAACCTGAAGGGTAACGCCGTCCTGTTCGCTGGCAGGCTCGAATTCGTAACTCAGCGGGTAGCGGACGCCTTCCCACTCCAGGTAATCCGGGTACAACTCCGCCGCCTGGGCGTCGACCGGGCGCTGGAGAATGTCGTCTTCGGTGAGTTCCAGATCTTTCAGCTGCTCCGCCGAAAGGCCTTTCCACCAACTCTCGAAATGGCGCCCGCTGACGATATCCGCCGGCAGGCGCTCCTCGTAGAACGCCACCAGAACGTCATCATCGACCAGAAGATCCCGCCTCCGGGTTTTCTTCTCCAGGTTTTCCACGGTATTGAGTATTTCCCGGTTACGGGCAATGAATGGTGCCCTGGACCGGTAATCGCCCTCAACCAGCGCCCTGCGGATGAACAGAGTGCGACACTCGGCCGGATCCACTTTGGCGTAGGGAATCCGACGTTTGGCCACGATATCCAGGCCGTAAAGCGTCACCTTCTCGTAGCCCATCACCTGAGCCCGTTTCTGTTCCCAGTGGGGCTCAAAATAATGGTGTTTAACAATGTGGCCAGCCAGGGGCTCAATCCATTCCGGCTGAATGGACGCCACCACCCGGGCGAACACCCGGCTGGTTTCAACAATCTCGGTGGCGACAATCCACTTGGGACCGGTTTTGGAAACCCTGGAGCCCGGGAAAAGCATCACCTTCCGGTTGCGGGTGGCGAGATATTCCTTTTTCTCAACCTTGACGGCCACCTGCCCCAGCAGGCCGGCCAGAATAGCCTTGTGGAGCGATTCGTAGCTGGCGGCCTCCTTGTTCACCGCCAGTTTCTGTTCGCGGCAAATCAGGGTGAGCTGGCGATGGATGTCCCGCCATTCCCGCATTCGCATCCAGCTCAGGAAGCTCTTCTGGCAGACCTTCTTCAACTGATTCTGGGACAACTCCTGGCGCTGCTCCTCGTAATAGTTCCAGACGTTCAGCAGGGTAACGAAATCCGATTCCTTGTCATTGAACGGGGCGTGCGCCTGATCGGCCGCCTGCTGTTTGTCCTGGGGGCGTTCACGGGGGTCCTGAATGCTCAGGCCGGCAATGATGACCAGGGTTTCCGACAAGCTGCCAAGGTCGGCGGCGGTTACCAGCATTCTGGCCAGCCGCGGATCCAGAGGCAGTCGCGCCATGGTTCGCCCGAGCTTGGTAACGCGACGCTTGTCATCAACTGCCCCCAGCTCTTCCAGCAGCTTGTAGCCGTCGTTGACCTGCCGTTTGTCCGGCGGTTCAAGAAACGGGAACTGCCGGATCTCGCCGAGCCCGGAAGTGGCCATCTGAAGGATGACTGAAGCAAGGTTGGTGCGCAGGATTTCCGGATCGGTGTATTCCGGGCGGTTGATAAAGTCGGTGTCGTCGTACAGCCGGAAACAGATGCCTGGTGCCACACGACCACAGCGGCCCGCTCTCTGATTGGCACTGGCCTGGGACACGGGTTCTATCGGCAGCCGCTGGATCTTGGAGCGAACGCTGTAGCGGCTGATCCGGGCAACGCCGGTGTCGATCACATAACGAATGCCCGGCACCGTCAGCGAGGTTTCCGCCACGTTGGTCGAAAGCACAATACGCCGGCCTTTGTGAGACTGGAACACCCGGTTCTGCTCGGCATTGCTCAGGCGGGAATACAACGGCAGCACTTCGGTATGCTTCAGATCGACATGGCGCAGAACCTTGCTCAGGTTCCTGATTTCCCGCTCGCCGGGCAGGAACACCAGCACATCGCCCGGTGGCTGCTTTTCACTGCGCTCGTGCTGTTCGATTTCCTCCAGGGCACCCAGAACCCCGTCGGTCCAGCCCTGATCCCGGTCATCTTCATCGCCCGTCAGCGGCCGGTAACGGATGTCCACCGGATAGGTCCGCCCGCTTACCTCAATCACCGGAGCCTTGTCGAAGAACTCGCTGAACCGGTCCACCTCAATGGTTGCCGAGGTAATAATGACCTTCAGGTCCGGTCGCCTGGGAAGGAGCTGGCGCAGGTAGCCGAGCAGAAAATCGATGTTGAGGCTGCGCTCGTGGGCTTCGTCAATGATCAGGGTGTCGTAGCGGTCCAGAAACCGGTCGTGCTGAACTTCCGCCAGCAGGATGCCATCCGTCATCACCTTGACCCTGGATTGCTCCGAGGTGTTATCGGTGAATCGAACCTGGTAGCCGATCTGCTGACCGGTCTGTTCACCGATTTCCTCGGCAATCCGGGCGGCCACACTGCGGGCGGCAATTCGGCGGGGCTGGGTGTGGCCAATCAGCCCCCGGGTACCCCGGCCGCTGTTCATGCAGATTTTCGGGATCTGGGTGGTTTTACCGGAACCGGTTTCACCGGCAATGATCACCACCTGGTGGTTTTCGATGGCCTCCCGGATATCATCCACCCGCTCGGAAACCGGCAACCCCTCCGGGAAACTCGCCGGTTTGTGCAGGGCGTGTCGCTGCTGCACCTTCCCGAGGCCGCGCTCCAGCCAGTTGGCCATCTTTTCCAGGTCTTTCTGGCCCGGCTTGCCCTTGGTGCGGGCAAGGGTTTTCACGATGCGTGCCGCTTCCTGCTGGTTGCAGGCGTCCAGCTGCGCCATCATGGCCTTGACGGCGGCTTCGCCGTCCGGTTTGAGTGTCGGTGTTCTGGAAGTATCGGAACGGGTGTCTGTCATTGAATTGCCGGAATTACGCTCACTCGGATCTGATTGGGCGACAGTCTATCGGGAAAGTCAGGTGGTTAAAAACGGAAAAACCCCGCCGAAGCAGGGTATTCCTTGCAAGAGCCCGGGGCAGGCTTATTGGTTGTTGGCCTCGTCCCGCAGTTCGCGCCGCAGAATCTTGCCCACGTTGGTTTTGGGCAGTTCATCGCGGAATTCAAAGTACTTGGGCACCTTGTAGGCCGTCAGACGCTCGCGACAGAACTCCTTGAGCTCGTTCCCGGTCACGCCCTCGGCTGTCGGCACCAGGTAAACCTTGACCGCTTCGCCACTCTTGGCATCGGAAATGCCCACGGCGGCACACTCGACCACCTTCGGGTGGCTGCTGACAACATCCTCAACCTCATTCGGGAACACGTTGAAGCCAGACACGATAATCATGTCCTTCTTGCGATCAACGATGCGAATGTAGCCGTCTTCCTGGATCAGGGCGATATCACCGGTGCGCAGGAAACCGTCCTCCGTGAAGGACTTCTGGGTGTCCTCCGGGCGCTGCCAGTATCCACGCATAACCTGAGGACCTTTCACACA is a window encoding:
- a CDS encoding VacJ family lipoprotein — encoded protein: MKYLFIRRWLIAIVTSLAMAVLFPASQATAQTMKEPAPEGSVPVDLKDPWENWNRKVYNFNETIDRWFLKPVAQAYRNFTPRLIDRGITNFFNNLTELRNFTNSVLQLKGESAVVAVGRFTFNTTFGLLGLIDVATAFELPERPEDFGQTLGYWGAGPGPYLMLPLLGPSTPRHFTGFVTDGFALPSAWDTVESHEAYSARALQIVDKRADLIPAESFISGDRYVFLRNAFLQRREFLINDGKVVNDPFASGNDENLMLDDF
- a CDS encoding acyl-CoA thioesterase; this translates as MSVPGNLVSTITMPLRWGDMDAYGHANNTVYFRFFEEARIVWLASLELGGPGEPTGPIIIKTSATFLKELNHPATVEVKTYADKAGNTSLDTYHLLTDVDTGAIYGEGYAKIVWFNRATRSSAPLPETLRALATG
- a CDS encoding beta-ketoacyl-ACP synthase III, which encodes MIKAVISGTGLYTPPATIDNDELVEAFNQYVELFNAENADAIAQGEVAPLQPSSSAFIEKASGIKRRHVIDKDGILDPKRMAPYIPERSNEERSVQCEMAVAACREALEQAGKSVQDVDAVIVACSNMQRAYPAVSIEVQEALGINGFAYDMNVACSSATFGLQAAVNSVENGSARSVLVVSPEICSGHLNFRDRDSHFIFGDACTAIFVEREEDARAGQGFGILGTSLKTKFSNNIRNNFGFLNRADESGIGKPDKLFVQQGRKVFKEVSPLVAETILNQLRSLAIAPDDLRRMWLHQANLNMNQLIARKVLGRDATEDEAPVILDEYANTSSAGSIIAFHKHKGDLASGDLGVICSFGAGYSIGSVVVRRR
- the hrpA gene encoding ATP-dependent RNA helicase HrpA, translated to MTDTRSDTSRTPTLKPDGEAAVKAMMAQLDACNQQEAARIVKTLARTKGKPGQKDLEKMANWLERGLGKVQQRHALHKPASFPEGLPVSERVDDIREAIENHQVVIIAGETGSGKTTQIPKICMNSGRGTRGLIGHTQPRRIAARSVAARIAEEIGEQTGQQIGYQVRFTDNTSEQSRVKVMTDGILLAEVQHDRFLDRYDTLIIDEAHERSLNIDFLLGYLRQLLPRRPDLKVIITSATIEVDRFSEFFDKAPVIEVSGRTYPVDIRYRPLTGDEDDRDQGWTDGVLGALEEIEQHERSEKQPPGDVLVFLPGEREIRNLSKVLRHVDLKHTEVLPLYSRLSNAEQNRVFQSHKGRRIVLSTNVAETSLTVPGIRYVIDTGVARISRYSVRSKIQRLPIEPVSQASANQRAGRCGRVAPGICFRLYDDTDFINRPEYTDPEILRTNLASVILQMATSGLGEIRQFPFLEPPDKRQVNDGYKLLEELGAVDDKRRVTKLGRTMARLPLDPRLARMLVTAADLGSLSETLVIIAGLSIQDPRERPQDKQQAADQAHAPFNDKESDFVTLLNVWNYYEEQRQELSQNQLKKVCQKSFLSWMRMREWRDIHRQLTLICREQKLAVNKEAASYESLHKAILAGLLGQVAVKVEKKEYLATRNRKVMLFPGSRVSKTGPKWIVATEIVETSRVFARVVASIQPEWIEPLAGHIVKHHYFEPHWEQKRAQVMGYEKVTLYGLDIVAKRRIPYAKVDPAECRTLFIRRALVEGDYRSRAPFIARNREILNTVENLEKKTRRRDLLVDDDVLVAFYEERLPADIVSGRHFESWWKGLSAEQLKDLELTEDDILQRPVDAQAAELYPDYLEWEGVRYPLSYEFEPASEQDGVTLQVPLMALKQIPSRRLEWLVPGLLREKCVALVKSLPKALRRNFVPVPDFVDAALANLQPSNEPLALQLGEQLRRMTGVRIDPDAWSEAELPRHLRMNLRVMGDGGKAIAESRDTIELQGQLEGRAEEALASATRDNASTEPVGAYTDWKFGQLPEQVQTEKGGMQVTVYPALEDLGKQVRQIRCLDRLTAEDITRKAVARLILNRFGKTLDDLERKLPEFRQSALMFAPVGQAKVLLDDLLLATAMQHFLIEGIPRNADDFEHTFDRHRGDFIPALEQADERLFQAMSGYQKVAKRLKGKINLALANSMADLKFQLRNLVYPGFLVDTPPEWLAEFGRYFEAALIRLEKMPREMGREREFLHTIEPLWSRYAVKRDEQQHQGVRDPELVLYRWMLEEFRVSFFAQQLGTVMTVSVKRMDRQWEKTRV